The Moorena producens PAL-8-15-08-1 genomic interval AGGCGCAATGGAGAGCTGTGGCCAACCTCCCAAGAATTAAGCGGTACTTAAATCCAGACCCCTCTAAATTTCAAGGAGACAATCGACCAGTGGAGCGAGTAACCTGGTTTGATGCGGTGGAATTTTGCGTACGCCTTTCTAAATATACAGGAACGGAATACAGATTACCCAGTGAAGCGGAATGGGAATACGCCTGTAGAGCAGGAACTACCACGCCATTCCATTATGGAGAAACCATAACCAGTAGATTAGCTAACTATAACGCTTCCTATACTTATGCAGAGGAAGCAGAAGGGCAATATCGGGGAGAGACCACCCCAGTAGGAAGTTTTCCCCCCAACAGCTTTGGCTTATACGATATGCATGGCAATGTTTGGGACTGCTGTGCGGATCCTTACCATTCTAATTACAAAGGAGCCCCTACAGATGGAAGTATCTGGACTATCAATAATCATCATACTGATTATTTTACTCGGCGGGGCGGCTCGTGGTACCTCAATCCTGGGAAATGCCGTTCTGCCTTCCGCTACCTCTTTGGCGAGCGCGTTGACTTCATCAGCCATGTCGGTTTTCGTGTGGCCAGGGGTGTTGGGAGGAGCTAGCCCTTGCGCAAGTCAGAAGTTAGAAGTCAGAAGTCAAAAGTAAGCAATTACTTACGTTTCTGAGTTTAGGAGCGATGCAGCTCGGTCTTGGGGGAAACCCCCATGAGCGACTGCATCAAGACAATGTCCTAATCTTAATGGGTAGTGCTATAGCAATAAAAAAAAATCGGTCAAGTTTTGGTTAACCCCAATGCTTGACCGAATTCTATTGTCTAAGCCACCACAAGTACAGCGGAGCTCAAATCTAGATACTGTTGATCAACGAATACATTCCTCAGTGGTCAGTGGTCAGCTTTGTGGCACAGGCTTCCAGCCTGTGACCTAACCCATAAGCTGATAACTGATAGCTGATCGCTTCAAAATAACCTCCACAATTCCTAGTCGCCAGGGCGTAAAAACCCTGTCTTGATGCAGTCGCTCATGGGGGAAACCCCCAAGACCGCGCTGCATCGCTGGCAAAACTCTATCCTAGTCTACATAGAAATATCGAATCAAAAAGGTCATAACCTCACCAGGCTTTTCAGTAGGTTCTGGAGTGCTCCACTCGTCGGGATAGGCGTATTTCAGGCCATAGATGGCATTAATCGTATTCCGAACTTGTTCAGGAGAACCGATCAAAACGTACTTGACTTTCTTAGGTTTACGACCAGGGTTTTCAGGAGTTTGATTGTCATCGGAGTTAGGCGGAATGTTTTTAGTCATGATCAACAGTAGTTTTAAATGCTGTACATTATTAATATATAAATAAATTAATTATTTGTCAAGGGGTTTAGTAATTTTTTTTTATTACGAAATAAATAGTTGCTATAATAGTAAATAGGGCATAAATAAGAGATTATTTTATAAGTATAGGGATGTTATTAAGTGTGAATAATGTTAAAAAAAATTACCTAATTACAAAAGCAATTGCTCCTACTCCCTGCTCCCTGCTCCCTGCTCCCTAATCCCTACTCCCTACTCCCTACTCCCTACTCCCTACTCCCTACTCCCTATTCCCTATTCCCTGCTCCCTGCTCCCTGTTCCCTATATAAACCTGTAAAACCATGAGATTCATCAGCCCGAAAACTGACTTTGCTTTCAAGAAAATCTTTGGCTCAGATCAGAGTAAGGATATTCTGATCTCCTTCCTAAATGCCATGATATACTCCGGTAATTCCGTCATCCAGGATTTAGAAATTATTGATCCCTATAGTGCGGGGGATGTAGTAGATTTAAAAGACACTTATCTGGATGTTAAGGCAGTATTAGAAGATAAAACGACTGTCATCATTGAGATGCAACTCTGGAATGTGGAGGCTTTCGAGAAGCGAGTGGTGTATAACTTGTGCAAAACCTATGGAAATCAACTTAAATCGGGACAGGGATATTTCGATCTCAATCCGGTCATTGCTTTAACCATCACGGATTTTAAGTTATTCCCCTCAACCGAAAAAGTCATTAGCTGTTTTTACTTTCAAGAAGAAGAAGACCACTTGCCTTATCAGGAGAACGAGCTAAAGCTAGTGTTTGTGGAACTACCCAAATTTACTAAGCAACTGGAAGAATTGGAAAGTGTGATAGATAAGTGGATCTTTTTTATCAAAGAAGCACCTAACTTAGAAATCATTCCTGACAAATTCAGGGAAGTCCCACAGCTAGAAAAAGCTTTAACAATAGCGAATCAAGCGGGGTTGAGTGTCTCAGAAGTGGAAAAACTCCGCAAACAGGAGATGGCCTTGGAGGACGCGCGAGGTGCATGGAGTTTCGCGAAAAGGGAAGGACGAGAACAAGGACGAGAAGAAGGCAGACTTGAAGAAAAACAGCAGATTGCTAAACAGATGAAGGCCGCTGGGTTACCCCTGAATGATATTGCTAAATATACGGGGTTGACTATCGATGAAATCAATCAGTTGTCCTAAGATAGTAATAAAAAATTGAAAGTCTGGAGAAAAGTCCGTGGCACAGGCTTCTAGCCTGTGACCTAACCCATAAGCTGATAACTGATAGCTGAACGCGCACGCGTGCGCGTAGCGCTTAAGCTGATAGTTAAAAGCTAGGAAATCCCATAGCCAGTGTGTTGTCGGATATGGGGAGGATGAAAAGCTAAAACAATTTGTTCTTTGGGTATTCCCGCCGCCAGTAGCTCTTCTGTAATGCCGTAATCTAGACCATCATGGTGTAGCCAAATTTTATTGTTACGTATCTCAGCATCAAAAATGAGTGAATGAATTCGTTGTGTATCCTTCCAACCTTCCCTAATCACTAGATACCGAGTTTTGTCATCGCTAACAATGATCTTACTGATCACAGTATTATTGATAGAATTATTTTTGTGACGATTCAGGATATTACAATAGTTTTTCAGGATCTGAAGAAGAGCTGTAGAACAATTGGTTACTCCAGTGAAGGTTTCCATAGCGTAATTGTCTCCTGGTTTTCATCAAAGATTAGTAATTTAATATGACGACTTTCTATAACAATTTGTACAAGTTCCTCTTTGAAAAAGCTGTTGTATATGCTGTGACGCACTGCTAGATAAAGTTCCCGTTCTGGGTAAAGTTTTTCAATCAGGTCTTCGTATAGGAAATACTGCCCTAATGCTTGCTGAAAATCCCTGACAGGTGAGGAACTGATAAAGCTTTTAACTTCTACGGCGATTTTTTGGTTTTTACGCTGGGCAATGAGTAGCTTTTCTGCACCAAGGTCTACAAAGAGATCACGACCGCCAACCTCTAAAGTGAAGGGCTCGTCTGTAATACTCCAACCGTCTTTTATTAAGGCGGCTTTGACAGTATCGTGGTAAAGATCCTTGGCAGGCATGTAGAACGTGGATTATATGGATATTGCTATTATAGTAAAGATTATAAAGTAGGGTGGGCAAAGTAATTTAATCATTAACACTCAAAAAAAACTATTTTTGCCCACCCTACAAGCTCTGTTCCCTACTCCCTACTCCCTATTCCCTATTCCCTATTCCCTGTTCCCTTGGCTATACCATTCGTTTCAACCGCACCATAAAGAAACCATCCATCTGGTCTCGATAGGGCACAACTTTCAGCCAACCTTCCGGTGTTGAAAACGCTTTAAGAAACGAAAGAGTAGGGGGTTCAATTTGCCACTGAGAATGACCTTCCAGAAACCATTGTATTACCGCCTCATTTTCTTGAGGATTTAAGGTACAGGTAGCATAGACTAAAACACCTCCGGACTTGACCCAAGTTGCGGTATGCTCTAACAATTCTTTTTGCAAAACAGTAAGTTCCTGGACTTTTTCTGGAGTCATGCGCCAACGAAGATCAGGACGTCGGTGAAGGGTACCATTACCGGAACAGGGAGCATCTAATAACACAGCATTAGCCATCTTAGTAAATTCAGGTAAATCGCGACTATCACCAGTACTGATCTGAATGGATTGTAATTGTAACCGTTGGGCATTCTGTTGGACTTTTTTGAGGCGGGAAGCTGAGCGATCGCATGCCCAAATCTTGCCCTGATCTGCGATTAATTCTGCAATATGAGTTGTCTTGCCCCCCGGTGCCGCACAGGCATCAATCACCACATCACCAGGTTGAGGGTCCAGCAGATAACTGACCAGCTGGGCACTACAATCT includes:
- a CDS encoding Rpn family recombination-promoting nuclease/putative transposase; its protein translation is MRFISPKTDFAFKKIFGSDQSKDILISFLNAMIYSGNSVIQDLEIIDPYSAGDVVDLKDTYLDVKAVLEDKTTVIIEMQLWNVEAFEKRVVYNLCKTYGNQLKSGQGYFDLNPVIALTITDFKLFPSTEKVISCFYFQEEEDHLPYQENELKLVFVELPKFTKQLEELESVIDKWIFFIKEAPNLEIIPDKFREVPQLEKALTIANQAGLSVSEVEKLRKQEMALEDARGAWSFAKREGREQGREEGRLEEKQQIAKQMKAAGLPLNDIAKYTGLTIDEINQLS
- a CDS encoding XisI protein, yielding METFTGVTNCSTALLQILKNYCNILNRHKNNSINNTVISKIIVSDDKTRYLVIREGWKDTQRIHSLIFDAEIRNNKIWLHHDGLDYGITEELLAAGIPKEQIVLAFHPPHIRQHTGYGIS
- a CDS encoding element excision factor XisH family protein; the encoded protein is MPAKDLYHDTVKAALIKDGWSITDEPFTLEVGGRDLFVDLGAEKLLIAQRKNQKIAVEVKSFISSSPVRDFQQALGQYFLYEDLIEKLYPERELYLAVRHSIYNSFFKEELVQIVIESRHIKLLIFDENQETITLWKPSLE